The genomic stretch TATGGATAACAAGCTGGTCTTCTGTCCCAAGAtgcttttttaatcatttttaagagCCATTAGGGATAGACAAATGATTCATGTTGATCAAGAAAGTACATATTGCGTTACGATCCAACATCGCGATGGCGAAGGTTACAGACTGAAGCATAACAAAACGATAACGTCCTACCTAGAAGTTCTTTCCTAGTGATAAGAGCATTGCGACAAGTTCCTAAGGCATTTAATGACGGAAGTACAGAGGGAGTTTTACTAAATCTGGTTTCAAGGACTCACGCCCTTATTAAACTAATCTCCTAAAGTTCTTCAAGCTACATGTCCCTAGCTTACAACATCAGCAAACACAAGGGTCAGCAACTTATATGCCACTACAGTTGCTAGTACACTGGACACAGCATCAGTTCAAATTTAGTTTACCTCCATGGCATGCTAGACATGCCTTGTGAGTTACTGTTGTTGCAGACGCCTGTGCTCTGGTTCAGAGGACTCCCAGGCCCACCAGATGATTCACTGAGGGTCCCATGGGATGGTGGGCTACTAGGCCCGACCGACACTCCACCAGGGGCAAATTTTCCCGGAACCAGAAAGGACTCGACTTGGTTCGGCGATTTCATTTCGGTACGACTTTCGGCCATAAAACTGCCCACGACAACCTGCATTAAAGTTGTAAGCTTAATGTCATCATGGATAATtgacatttccctttttcttgctaatagattcaaaaaatacaaagacaCCAAGCATATATGATCAGAGCCACAGCTTCACTCAAATCTGACTCTGCTTTTGCTGTAAGAAACTAAACCATATGTATGAGGATGATATCCATGCTCTCCTCATTGGTTTCACATTCCAAGATCCCATAATAATTGTCATCAACTAGCAAAGACAAGCAGAGGGACCCATCAAGCGACTGTAGAGTGTAGACTTGTTTACATGAGCAAACAAGCTTAGAGAAAATCTTCAGTATTACTACCACAATCTCTAGAAACCCCACCTACACTGGGGATTTGCCGAAATTTTGGTAGAATTTGTAAGTCAAAAACGTAATTTTTTCCTATTCCATCCTTGAAGCCACACGACTACTAGTGAATTTCCCAGATTTGGAACAAGAAAAGTCCCAAGTCCTCATGTAAGTTTTGTTCGATTCCAGCACTATGGTCATTGCTTTAGGCCAACAGAACAAAGCCACTAGGAGAGGTATTTGGAACAAACTCTCTGCAAgacaaaaagaggaaatgatGGAAAGAGTGGAAGTACACCTGAACAGGGGATGCTGCAGTTAGAAGACCCGCCACCCCACCACCTAAAACACGACCATCTGGGCCAGACAAAGACACACTCAAACCTCCAGTTCTGCTGCGATGTCCACCATTATCTGATAGCAGAAATGATCCAGAAAGTGACAGTATTTCAAAACGCCCCTGCAAAATTAAATTACAGGTCAATTACAATAAATCAATatacaaaattaaacaaatcacGACTATGTATCAAAGTAACTTGCTCATGAGTGCTTTgaaccaaagaaagaaacagtACTCCATCCATCATGCATTTACCAAATACTCATGGGTGAAGCCAACCAAGGCACTTCTCAATGCCACTCTCAGTTTCCATTCCCATATTTACTCAGTGATTAGTGCATTAGTAATATCTACATGTCCGAGTGCCTAAACATTATAGACAAGCCAAGTACTTGATAATCAAAACCTGAGTTGGGATTTTACATTAGGATCCTCAGAGACAATCTTCCTCCTATAAAGAGTGCTAACCAATTTCTATTCTTCCCGTGTTAAGGCCGAGGAGCAGTCTGACGAACCTCGTAAGTCACAGTACCACCAGAAGTGGCAGGTTGGCGAAGTGTCACATTAGATATAGCTCCATTTGCAGACAATACACAAACAGCCCTTGGACCGTTCtgggaaaatgacattattttagACGATACATCCTGACAAACCAAAGAGAGTGGCTAAATCATCAGAAAAACCTGAAGTCACATCAATGAATATAGATTAAATAGTAGAAACAAGAAGCACTTGATGAAGATAATTGAAATAAGGACTTATGATCCAAATAGAAGCATAAGCCTCGCAATAATGTTGTTATGCTGGATCAAAGCATGGTGAAATGCCACGATGaaattcggttttttttttttcccttctcaatTGATAATAAGTTTAGTAGCCTGATCCAAATATTCAGATGAATCCTTCCCGATCATGAACATAGCAGGTTATGTCAATACACCAAAGTCCAATTACTGCATTTCCAATAGTTTAACATGACAAtcccaaatattaattcagttttttttatggaaaatagTAATTCAGTTAACTTAGTTCATTCTTTTTCCCTGTTTTCGCCTGTGGAAAGTCTCAGACAAAGGACAGTATCGGAGCTACACATTATTCATGGCTCATGTGAAGtgaaattaattagaaaatagGAGATGGTTTCTATAATTTATTCTATAGAATTCCATTCCTCTAAGTCTAGAATTGAGCCCATGCGATGCATGGGACATCACAATATAGATAAAACATAAATATTGTTTCTCTGAAATATATACAGAATGAATCATTAAGTACATTGTTACTTCCAATTAAAGTTAATATTAGTTTCTTACTCAATATCATATCactttaaataatttaaaacgGGGCTAAAAGAAAGCAATTAGAAATAGAATTGCTTGGGTCACAAGCAAATCCAACTTACTTATATCATTTCATGCTTGAAAGATATAGCTATGTTCAATTGGTTGAATGTTCCTTACTTTATTAATGTAAGGACCAAttcgaacaaaaaataatatagaTAAGCGACTCAATTAGCcataaaaagtttagagactagaTTACACAAATTGAACAAGTTCATGAACTACCGATGCCTTTATCCCTTAATCAAATTACCATTTCCGTGATGACATCTATAAGCAGTACTTCTTTTAAGGTAATATCTCATACAAGGATGAAACAATCAATGCACTATGGAAAAGAACACTcggaagaaaaggaggaagaacCTCTCCAGCTTTAACAGTGATCACATGTGGCGTAAATCCCATCCCACCAGATCCTGCACAGGTGGTAGTATTAGCTACTTTCTCTCCATTATACCACCATGCCAATCAAAATCAAGAGGACATTCACACAATGATTTTCATGTGCTTTTGCTAATGAGAAACGATATAGCCACTACCGAAGCCAGTTACATAATAATTGTCCCTAACGAAGCAAAGGTAAATAGACAGGGCAGATCAGTGAAGTCCACTCCCTGTCTCGTGCAAGATAAAGCAACAAACTTCTCAAAATTAATGTCTCTCTTATTAGAATATTCTTGGCCAATAAAGGATCAAAAGTACAATAATTCTCTCATTCAGAGATAGATTGGTGAATTCTTCAGGAAATGCATCAGAGAAGATCTATCTGAGCTTCAAACACCAGATGTCTAAGGGTCACCTGGCTATAGATTAAGTACTAACTGTTGTGTCATCGCTTGCCACAGTGCCAACCCTCATGGCAATGGCAACAGAAGTAAGTGTTTACCAATCCAAACACCAAATAAGTCCGAACTTCTTACAAATCAAAATAGTCAAAGGGGACAAAGAAGCACTGCCCAACCCCTTCTATGACATGCAGTTAAGCAGCTGAGGCCAGTGGACCAAATTtgggagctttttttttttttctgcccaCTCCTCATTAACCTGTTGAAGTGGGCCACAAAGGTCCACATCGTCTAATGGTTCATGCTAAGTGGACCAACCTAAGCCAGGCGTACCtaataattttcccaaatttcagCCTTATCGGGGAGCCAATAAGAGATGATAAATCTCAAATACGTAATGCATACGCGTGGATGTGATCAGAAGACACCAATCAAAGAAAATCTACAGTTCTGCAATCATTTTTAGTACGCTGAAAAGTAAattgaatttgttaaaaaaaaaaaacggagaaGTTGAGAAAGGCGTCCGTGTACAATGccgaacaaataaaaaaagaaagcactGATTTTTGctggaaagaaaataataagcAAAAGCCTAAGAACTGCGTCCTGGTTATGCAGGaaggaaaatcaattaaacTAACACAAAATCGGTGAGAAATCCAACCAAAGTGGCTACTGGCGAAGAGCGCTAGGAACACAAAAAGGGCACAATGGTAAATTCAAAATAAGAATCTAAGCACGACCGGACATAACCCTACTGGCAAACTGAAATAGCAGAATAACTATGTCCGAAATAGCAGAATAGAATACTTAGAGGAAACAACAATCCCCATCGGAGGGAGAGGCTAAGACAAATAAAGAATTCCCACAAGCAAAACAGAGATGCAGATTGGCAAAAGCAAGAGATCCAGTCAAAAAGCAACTGCTGCTTTAACATTATAAAAGCCAAAAACATAAACTTAGGCACAAGCATCCTCAGCACTCCCACTCGGAACAAGCGTTCCATTCCTCGGAACTAAGCCCAACGAATCCGGATGAAAAAAACAGAGAACCGCGAAAACTCATTCACATTGATATGTCAGGGAAAGTTACCCGGAGCTCCCACTCGCCGCTTCTTGTTGCTAGATCCAGGAGGCCTTCCCCTTCTTTTCGTCAAACTAGCCGACCCTGAATCTCCAGACTGAGGAGCAGCAAAGGTAGGAGAACCACCGTGAGAcggcggaggaggtggagacCCGAATCCTCCGCCGGCAGGCGATAAGGCCGCATGACCTGCGCTCCCAGAGTTGAGAGCCAACGCGATCGATCCTTCCGGCCCGTACTTCCTCggcctccctctcttcttcctcaccgGATCTCCCACCACGTTCATGTTCAGCCCCTCCGCCGCCACGGCGCCGCCCATCTCGCCGTTGACGGCGGCCGGAGCGGGCGCCGCGGTTGGCTTGTAGGGAACCGCCCCGTCGCCGCCGAAGGCCAAGCGCAAGTTATCCATCACCGGCGGCGACGGAACGGGGGGATTCTGGAGGCTCGCACTGAAGTTCTCTCCCGACATTTCTCAGATTCAGCAGCTCTTTCTTGTCCCACTAAAACCCCATCAAACCTGCAACAACAAACATGCACGAGATCGGCGACAGAGAACTTCCAGAAAGGTAGTCACTAGCCCAAAAACCCTAATCGCGGAGTGCGAATCGCTCGAAAAGGAGGAACACAACAAGCGAAAAACGAGAAATTTGTAGTAAAATTAGCAACTACACTTCACGACAATGACTCGAAACCCGCCACAGAATTCACCAAACTAATCGAGATTAAAGTGATTTTTACCAGAAAATTAAGCATAAACCAGCCCCCAAATGCGAGCTAATTCTCGAATTTCCTGCACGAATTCATGAAGGAAAACCCTAATCACGGCAGactagagagaaaaaagaaaaaaaaccatagACTGAGTCAATTTTCACTCCACGCCGAGTTAAAACAGATATTCCTCCCCAACCTAAACGAAGATCATCGACAAAAACAGTGTTTAAACCGACAGAAGTAACTCAAAGCTGAAGATTCCACAGAGAGAgtagatttctctttttcccgagaaaaaaaaaaaaaagacagtttTTATTCCGGGAAAATTGAACGAGATAAATATGTagggtgaaaaagaaaaaagcgcaAAAACCTACCATGAGCTCACCATAAATCGAGGAAAAAGTTTGCAGGGACCcagaaattgagagagagaaaggcaaAAAGATGGTTGAAGAAAGGAGATGCAGGCAatagccttttttctttttctttttctttttttttttgaattccaGCTATTAACGAAGCAATCAATTTACTTcagatatttctttttctttttcttttggcgaaataaatttgattttgcaGAAACGCAGAATCTATTGACAGGATTGGGGCTGTCAGGAataggttttctttttcttttttttttatctaaaaggATTAGTATTTTAACATTTTAGATCCCATTTAATTTAGTATTTACAATTATATGCCCCTTagctaattatagtaaaatataaatatacatgAAATTCTCACGGCATATGCGTATCCGTCTATTAGTTGTAAAATACGACTTTACTCGGCGGCATGTAAATATCGACGCGTAAATTCGCATATGATCCGTTCATATAATTTATATTCTCACGGCGAAGTTAAAAAGGGTAATTTTTTTCTGGTCAAATTTAATAGGAAATAAATCGGGCATACTTATTCAATGCAATATAATCTAAGTTTGTCTGGAATTCGGTCGATATATAAAGTTTCTCGATAATTCAttcgaaaaagaatttttttaactAGACaaggaataattaattatttttgcacTGACTTTGTAAATCCTTTCATTGTCGACCAGCTCGAACTCTACAATCGGTCAAATTTACAAATAGATTTTGGGAAGCAAGGGAATCTTCAAATTCAGATACTTTATTTAAAtacttattttaaaaattagggGTAAtatagcaacaacaacaacaacaaagaagCTAAATCATACACAGCAAAAACACTAATACTTCCAAAATTTCTATCTccttggccaaaaatcctaaatcgtgCCGAGCAGCGACACCAACACGTCGGGCTTTTTCCGTGTCGCCCGGACAGTCGGACTTGCCGACGGTATTTCTCCTGAAAATTGCAATGCCTTGAGCGACTTAATGTTTAATTGAACTGTAGATCAACTTTCCCTATATTTGCTGAGTGGggaatgatttgattgattagtTCGTAATCTCTAAGGATTAGAGCGAAAACAAACATCATAAGACGAGAGAATTCTGATAGGACGATTTATGGCTGTCCTGGGAAATTAGGTGAAGGGGGTGGTTGGTCCATAAAGGCGATTCGACAGTAGTAGAAAAGCTCGGAAAGACCAATCTTTTActgccattttccttttcattttcttgtccctttctcttattttgatttatttatttttttccgacTCTTTggggatttttctctttctaatttAATCTAAAAGTgctttgttttgcgaaaataaaaataatttgaataacattttcttttagtgattgaatattttcgttgacgataatatattttcaatcaattcatttttgtcagcaataaaaataattcttttttataatacgtatatttttctaaactattcTTTTTCCATGAACCCTTAAGTAATCATTATTATCTAAGCAATCTATTGGCTTAGCATCCGCAGTAAACTTTCCTCCAAGTCAAGACCTATTATGtgagcatttcttttctttttttctttttttgggtgtcGTAAATGTCAATgtgcctttttctctttcggtGTTCCGAGCTTTATCGAGTTGCAAATTCCAACACCTCATTATACATTCATCCAGAATTGAAATTCCTATCTCACATCACAAATAAATTTCTTATTAGGAAAAATCCCAAGTCGATACCTCGAACTTAAATCTACGGTCCATTATCATTTTCTGGCATCCTATTAAAATGCATGGCGAGCAACCGCAAGACGAATCTGACGTGAGAAATGACAGATCCAACGTGAAGAATCCACATCAAGGATGCATTTTTAGCGGGATAACGTCGAGTAAATTTAAATCGGGAGTATCGGTTGTAATGCGAAatttagtttagggtaaatatgtcgtAAGGTGCGCGTTCAAGATTTCGTAACAGACGGCGGAATCCCGAtgggattaaaaagaaaaacaaaatttttttgttttagcaCGATGTGAAGAGAAATGGCAGAACAACAATAACAAAGGAGCAAGACTTCTATTGAAAGTGGATGGTTGAAAAGTCAGAATggctgtttgtttttttttttttttccaacagtGGGGATGACTAATCCGGAATCTTTCTTAATTAACAAGAAATGACAAAAGCAGCAGACAAAAATCCACCCTCGATCTCCATAATTGATCGCTCATCATTATTTAATTGAAGATAAAAGCAAAAAACTTAATCTACAATCCATCCCTTATCGGCTTATCCTACCACTACCATGCCCATTCAACGTTTTCTTTGCCCattccttttgtccttttcatgTTGGAGACGGGAAAAGCGACGTCGCTTTGTTCTCTCGGACGCATCGCTTCGCAGGACTACGAGGTTTGGAGCGCGATCGGGTCGTGTTTGGTGCAGTTGAGCACTGGACCGCACGCGCCGCGCCGCTTGCATTTTGGTTGTGGAAAATATGAGCGCGTCACTCTTTCATATGCAATCGACGCATGATTAGTACTTTAAACACGCCAGCCATATGCAAATCCAATATCCCCGATAATGATACATGAGTCTCATGATTCAGATGAACCCCGACGAACAAAATAATAGTTTGTGTTTCTTGATTAaacataatatttataatgatATCTCCTCTCATTAACGTGATATTCACAAAAACTATCCAACAAAACTAAATAATGATTTAGTAACACacgccaaaaaaagaaaagctagaaataagatatataaaattaaaagagaaaatctacattaaaaggagaaattcccaaaaagataattttcaaatttaaaatcgaacgacaaaaaaaaagagtttgggaCAACCTAGTGACATGATCCCTTCCAGGCTCCAGCTACTAGCAAGGGGTTGCACGACCCTTGTCCGACGACCACTCAAATTAGTTTACGAAGAACAAATAAAGGATTACCATGAACAAATTAGATCCATTACCGAGGGTATTTTAATTACTAGAAATTACTTACTGAAAGTTGATGATTGACCGTGAAGAAGTAAAATTTACTATGTAGCAATAATTTTTACAGACAAATAGATACCGACAGCTGCACTTTACTACACTAGGACTTTCACCAGTAAATGCCAAATTAGGGTttatttaatttgacaaataattTTGATGTCGCACTTCATATCTCTCGAAATGAGCAATAACATCTGCGTAGCTCGACTTGGGTTTAAGACAATACATAGTTGTCTTAAATGTCTCATAGTCGCTTCCGGGACCGTCTAAAACACTAAAGACCTTTGTGATTTCATCGATCGGTTTCCCGATCGCGTTTAATTGGTCACAAATCAATTTGAACTCATGCAAATACTCGGTTAAGGGCCTATTACGCTTTTGACAGGATTGAAGCTTACTCCTTAATTCGAATTCTTTGGCCATAGATCTATGAGTAAAGCGATTACACAATCTATTCCATACCTCAGAAGCCGATTCAAGACCGATTGTGAGTCCCAGCACATCCTTAGACACGGTTGAATT from Rhodamnia argentea isolate NSW1041297 chromosome 2, ASM2092103v1, whole genome shotgun sequence encodes the following:
- the LOC115738563 gene encoding AT-hook motif nuclear-localized protein 10-like — protein: MSGENFSASLQNPPVPSPPVMDNLRLAFGGDGAVPYKPTAAPAPAAVNGEMGGAVAAEGLNMNVVGDPVRKKRGRPRKYGPEGSIALALNSGSAGHAALSPAGGGFGSPPPPPSHGGSPTFAAPQSGDSGSASLTKRRGRPPGSSNKKRRVGAPGSGGMGFTPHVITVKAGEDVSSKIMSFSQNGPRAVCVLSANGAISNVTLRQPATSGGTVTYEGRFEILSLSGSFLLSDNGGHRSRTGGLSVSLSGPDGRVLGGGVAGLLTAASPVQVVVGSFMAESRTEMKSPNQVESFLVPGKFAPGGVSVGPSSPPSHGTLSESSGGPGSPLNQSTGVCNNSNSQGMSSMPWR